From the genome of Nicotiana sylvestris chromosome 2, ASM39365v2, whole genome shotgun sequence, one region includes:
- the LOC138886129 gene encoding uncharacterized mitochondrial protein AtMg00810-like: protein MDVNNAFLQGDLEEEVYMEMPQGFQQKGEYKIKDLGELRYFLGIEVMRLKKGIVLNLRKYALELISEVGLSGCKPASTPMELNHKLTTVDYDKHVGITEDAELGNIAAYQKLIGKLLYLKITRPDLYFVVHALSQFMQRKKQCYLNTAMRIIKYIKGSSGLGVFLKKGETHTLTAYYDSDWAACTNTRRSFTAIL, encoded by the exons ATGGATGTTAATAATGCATTTCTACAAGGTGACTTAGAAGAAGAAGTCTACATGGAGATGCCTCAGGGTTTCCAGCAAAAGGGTGAGTATAAG ATAAAGGACTTAGGGGAACTGAGGTATTTTTTGGGTATAGAAGTGATGAGGTTAAAAAAAGGAATAGTTCTTAATCTGAGAAAATATGCTTTGGAGTTGATCTCTGAAGTAGGGCTTAGTGGTTGTAAACCTGCTTCCACACCAATGGAACTCAATCACAAGCTAACAACTGTAGACTATGATAAGCATGTGGGAATCACTGAAGATGCAGAGTTGGGAAATATAGCAGCATATCAGAAACTAATAgggaagttgttatatttgaAAATCACAAGACCAGACCTATACTTTGTAGTGCATGCTTTGAGCCAATTTATGCAAAGGAAAAAACAGTGTTATTTGAATACAGCAATGAGAATcatcaaatacatcaaaggtTCATCAGGCCTTGGTGTATTCTTGAAGAAAGGAGAAACTCATACACTCACAGCTTACTATGACTCTGATTGGGCCGCTTGCACCAATACTAGGAGATCATTCACAGCTATATTGTGA